In the Geobacter sp. FeAm09 genome, one interval contains:
- the hisI gene encoding phosphoribosyl-AMP cyclohydrolase, protein MIQIDFDKMGGLIPAVIQDHVSGEVLMVAFMDKKTLDLTLESGKTWFFSRTRNKYWMKGEESGNTQEVVEVLTDCDADTVVIKVKQNGPAACHTGNRSCFYVKWENGEWVEHSNPLFNPDEVYKKG, encoded by the coding sequence ATGATTCAGATCGATTTCGACAAGATGGGCGGCCTGATCCCGGCCGTTATCCAGGACCATGTGTCCGGTGAGGTGCTCATGGTGGCCTTCATGGACAAAAAGACCCTGGACCTGACCCTGGAAAGCGGCAAGACCTGGTTTTTCAGCCGCACCCGCAACAAGTACTGGATGAAGGGCGAGGAGTCGGGCAACACCCAGGAGGTGGTGGAGGTCCTGACCGACTGCGACGCCGACACCGTGGTGATCAAGGTGAAGCAGAACGGCCCGGCCGCCTGCCATACGGGCAACCGCAGCTGCTTTTACGTCAAGTGGGAAAATGGCGAGTGGGTGGAGCATTCGAATCCGCTTTTTAACCCGGACGAGGTCTATAAGAAAGGATGA
- the hisG gene encoding ATP phosphoribosyltransferase, producing the protein MSDILNFGIPKGSLENATVELFKKAGWQISISSRSYFPGVDDAEMNCKLIRPQEMGKYVERGTIDAGIAGRDWVRENEADVVEVCEMVYSKVSRRPARWVLVVGSDSKVQGPEDLHGATISTELVGFTKRYFAERNIPVNVEFSWGATEAKVVDGLCDAIVEVTETGSTIKANGLRIVCDLMESVPVLLASSSAWADPWKREKIEQIATLLKSSLAAEGMVGLKMNAPADRIEAITKVLPSLKNPTVSHLYNSDWLSVESIMSEKEVRRVVPELLKLGAEGIIEYPLNKII; encoded by the coding sequence ATGTCTGATATTTTAAATTTCGGTATTCCTAAAGGTAGTTTGGAAAACGCCACCGTCGAGCTGTTCAAAAAGGCCGGCTGGCAGATCAGCATCTCCTCCCGCAGCTACTTTCCCGGCGTTGACGATGCAGAGATGAACTGCAAGCTCATCCGCCCCCAGGAGATGGGCAAGTATGTGGAGCGGGGCACCATCGATGCCGGGATCGCCGGCCGCGACTGGGTGCGGGAGAACGAGGCGGACGTGGTGGAGGTCTGCGAGATGGTCTACTCCAAGGTGTCACGCCGCCCGGCCCGCTGGGTGCTGGTGGTGGGGAGCGACTCCAAGGTCCAGGGGCCGGAAGACCTGCACGGCGCCACCATCTCCACCGAACTGGTCGGTTTCACCAAACGCTACTTTGCCGAGCGCAACATCCCGGTGAACGTGGAGTTCTCCTGGGGCGCCACCGAGGCCAAGGTGGTTGACGGCCTGTGCGACGCCATCGTGGAGGTGACCGAAACCGGCTCCACCATCAAGGCCAACGGCCTGCGCATCGTCTGCGACCTGATGGAGTCGGTGCCGGTCCTGCTCGCCAGCTCGTCGGCCTGGGCGGACCCCTGGAAGCGGGAGAAGATCGAGCAGATCGCCACCCTCCTGAAATCATCCCTGGCCGCCGAGGGGATGGTGGGGCTCAAGATGAACGCCCCGGCCGACCGGATCGAGGCCATCACCAAGGTCCTCCCCAGCCTGAAGAACCCCACCGTGTCGCACCTGTACAACTCCGACTGGCTCTCGGTGGAGAGCATCATGTCCGAGAAGGAGGTGCGCCGCGTCGTGCCGGAGCTGTTGAAGCTGGGCGCGGAGGGGATTATCGAGTATCCGCTGAATAAAATTATTTAA
- a CDS encoding RluA family pseudouridine synthase, whose translation MLTFEVTHNDHCRRLESFLRTLMPSASPGYCRKLIKNGAAKLNAAVATPDTLLAVNDRVTLKESAATTSLLSPTRPELDLLYEDDQVAMVNKPAGLPMHRTAEREANLVDAGMAYMAWRGTPCKLYPVNRLDRGTSGAVILAKSSSAAGMFGRQVKETGLDKLYLALVAEIPDESGVIAEPLDGKESETRYTVLLHGAGNALLAVTPISGRMHQIRRHLGMIGHPVLGDKRYGLGELPDYDGFALHSFRTVVVRPEAGPLTVCAPLPEGFWGLVERYLGEQPEAVVRRLDACLGGMDGM comes from the coding sequence ATGCTCACCTTTGAAGTAACCCACAACGACCATTGCCGCAGGCTGGAAAGCTTCCTGCGCACCCTCATGCCCAGCGCCTCCCCCGGCTATTGCCGCAAGCTGATCAAGAACGGCGCGGCCAAGCTCAACGCCGCCGTTGCCACGCCCGACACCCTGCTGGCCGTGAACGACCGGGTCACCCTCAAGGAGAGTGCCGCCACCACCTCGCTGCTCAGCCCGACCCGCCCGGAGCTGGATCTGCTCTATGAGGACGACCAGGTGGCTATGGTCAACAAACCGGCCGGCCTCCCCATGCACCGTACCGCGGAGCGGGAGGCCAACCTGGTTGATGCGGGGATGGCCTATATGGCCTGGCGCGGCACTCCGTGCAAGCTCTACCCGGTGAACCGCCTGGACCGGGGGACCTCGGGGGCCGTGATCCTGGCCAAGAGTTCCTCGGCAGCCGGCATGTTCGGCCGCCAGGTCAAGGAAACCGGCCTGGACAAGCTCTACCTGGCGCTGGTGGCGGAAATTCCCGACGAGAGCGGCGTCATCGCCGAGCCGCTGGACGGCAAGGAGTCCGAGACCCGCTATACGGTCCTGCTGCACGGCGCGGGGAACGCCCTGTTGGCCGTGACCCCCATCAGCGGGCGCATGCATCAGATCAGGCGGCATCTGGGGATGATCGGCCACCCGGTGCTGGGCGACAAACGCTACGGCCTGGGGGAACTGCCCGATTACGACGGGTTTGCCCTCCATTCGTTCCGCACGGTCGTAGTGCGCCCGGAGGCGGGGCCGCTGACGGTCTGCGCGCCGTTGCCGGAGGGGTTCTGGGGGCTGGTGGAGCGGTATCTGGGGGAACAGCCTGAGGCTGTTGTGAGGCGGCTGGATGCGTGTTTGGGAGGGATGGACGGCATGTAG
- a CDS encoding SDR family oxidoreductase: protein MSGQTIFITGASAGFGAACARIFAQTARQDQAIVRLILTARRIDPLLALQKELAGMADIHIIPLDVRDREAVKGAVDALPPAFREIDVLINNAGLALGLEPAHQVNLDDWETMVDTNIKGLMYCTRLILPGMVARNRGHIVNISSTASSWPYPGGNVYGGTKAFVTQFSRNLRCDLLGTKVRVTCIQPGMAETEFSKVRFKGDDAKAAQVYEGVEALTAVDIAETVLWTVNRPAHVNINTLEVMSIDQAWAPFAIHRETQ, encoded by the coding sequence ATGAGCGGACAGACCATCTTCATCACCGGGGCATCGGCAGGCTTCGGCGCAGCCTGTGCCCGTATCTTCGCCCAGACGGCCCGTCAGGATCAAGCGATTGTCCGCCTGATCCTGACGGCCCGGCGCATCGATCCTTTGCTGGCCTTGCAGAAAGAGTTGGCCGGCATGGCCGATATCCACATCATCCCGCTGGACGTGCGCGACCGGGAGGCGGTGAAGGGCGCGGTGGACGCGCTGCCGCCGGCCTTCCGCGAGATCGACGTGCTGATCAACAACGCCGGCCTGGCCCTGGGACTGGAACCGGCCCACCAGGTCAACCTGGACGATTGGGAGACCATGGTGGACACCAACATCAAGGGGCTGATGTACTGCACCCGCCTGATCCTGCCCGGCATGGTGGCCCGCAACCGGGGGCACATCGTCAATATCAGCTCGACCGCCAGTTCGTGGCCCTATCCGGGGGGCAACGTGTACGGCGGCACCAAGGCCTTTGTGACCCAGTTCTCCCGCAACCTGCGCTGCGACCTGTTGGGGACCAAGGTGCGGGTGACCTGCATCCAGCCCGGCATGGCCGAGACCGAGTTTTCCAAGGTCCGCTTCAAGGGGGACGATGCAAAGGCGGCCCAGGTGTACGAAGGGGTCGAAGCCCTGACGGCCGTGGATATCGCCGAGACGGTGCTGTGGACGGTGAACCGCCCGGCCCACGTGAACATCAACACCCTGGAGGTCATGTCCATCGACCAGGCCTGGGCGCCGTTCGCCATCCACCGGGAGACACAATAA
- a CDS encoding RNA-binding protein, whose protein sequence is MAKELYVGHLSEEVTEEDLYRLFSVMGVVTSVHLIVDPETREFKRCGYVRMAATVDPKEVAETLDGAYLIDRVITVSIAREQKPDKPGKGGKGGKAGGPRRTGPGGGAKAGAGAKFGAKPKPAAGAKPGVGTRPAAGLKPAVEARTGAGVRAEAGTRSGTGPRGNAGVKGATGGRAGAATRAGAETRSSGAGTRSGAGARPASGDRSGRPSRPGGDRKGPRKGR, encoded by the coding sequence ATGGCTAAGGAATTATACGTAGGGCATCTGTCGGAAGAGGTGACGGAAGAGGACCTGTACCGGTTGTTCTCGGTGATGGGGGTGGTCACCTCGGTGCACCTGATCGTCGACCCCGAGACCAGGGAGTTCAAGCGCTGCGGCTACGTGCGCATGGCGGCCACCGTGGACCCCAAGGAGGTGGCCGAGACCCTGGACGGCGCGTACCTGATCGACCGGGTCATCACGGTGAGCATCGCCCGGGAGCAGAAACCGGACAAGCCGGGCAAAGGGGGCAAAGGGGGCAAGGCGGGTGGGCCCCGGAGAACGGGACCCGGCGGCGGGGCCAAAGCAGGGGCCGGAGCGAAGTTCGGTGCGAAGCCGAAGCCGGCTGCGGGCGCAAAGCCGGGGGTTGGCACAAGGCCGGCTGCGGGGCTCAAACCTGCTGTCGAAGCGAGAACCGGTGCCGGGGTGCGGGCTGAGGCCGGAACGAGGAGTGGCACAGGACCCCGGGGCAATGCCGGGGTAAAGGGTGCCACGGGGGGAAGGGCTGGTGCGGCGACAAGGGCTGGTGCGGAAACCCGATCCTCCGGTGCCGGAACGAGGTCTGGCGCCGGTGCAAGGCCGGCAAGCGGTGACCGCAGCGGCAGGCCCTCCCGTCCCGGCGGCGACAGGAAAGGGCCGCGCAAAGGGCGTTAA